In Tachysurus vachellii isolate PV-2020 chromosome 12, HZAU_Pvac_v1, whole genome shotgun sequence, the following are encoded in one genomic region:
- the c12h8orf82 gene encoding UPF0598 protein C8orf82 homolog isoform X1 → MISMCSGMTVTGLCFWRSTMRARTPVVFTRGQSSYTQGQSPEPRVREYFYYLDHQGQLFLDDTKVKNFVTCFKDQQFLVFFFKHLKVNRSGRYEQHFHYVSFCGRERNFLRCDDQPVVFTHLLSETGHLSYCGGGNKLIFPFQPQSLFMHPGSGRVYHPAPENVYGVGLVRSALAIEFSPHFQYSAGQESSAQPTHFLWAGQRYTLTNELSKHFSVK, encoded by the exons ATGATCTCTATGTGTAGCGGTATGACTGTAACTGGGCTATGTTTTTGGAGAAGCACGATGAGGGCGAGGACACCGGTCGTGTTTACGAGAGGACAGAGCAGCTACACACAGGGTCAGAGTCCTGAGCCACGTGTTCGTGAATACTTCTACTATCTTGATCATCAAGGACAG CTCTTTCTCGATGATACCAAGGTGAAGAACTTTGTCACGTGTTTTAAAG ATCAGCAATTcctggttttcttttttaagcatttGAAAGTCAATCGAAGTGGCCGCTACGAACAGCACTTCCACTACGTTTCATTTTGTGGACGTGAGAGGAACTTCCTACGTTGTGATGATCAGCCAGTTGTATTTACTCATTTGTTGTCTGAGACGGGGCACCTGTCATATTGTGGAGGTGGGAATAAACTGATTTTTCCTTTCCAACCTCAATCCTTGTTCATGCATCCAGGCAGTGGCAGAGTGTACCATCCAGCTCCTGAGAATGTATATGGGGTTGGTTTGGTACGTTCTGCATTGGCCATTGAGTTCAGCCCTCACTTCCAGTACTCGGCCGGTCAAGAAAGTTCTGCCCAACCTACTCATTTCCTGTGGGCTGGGCAGCGGTATACACTGACTAATGAGCTTTCAAAGCATTTCTCAGTTAAATAG
- the LOC132854844 gene encoding cilia- and flagella-associated protein 57-like yields the protein MAKKFQLDPHHIFGLCREVNDNLHFLDDHIIIFPSGKYCVRYNIFHKCSTFIPVAKESKGIQALAMSPNQHYLAVSERSKQGSIIIYDLQTHECTKRQVLTGGKISVGNFVCMAFSSDSKYLLGQTGGPDWTLFYWEWEKNKVNAHEKIMRISSVNQVSFNPMDNTQVCVNGKGVFKTFKLEHGNLNQSIVINTQPDIILCHTWMSEDCIVAGTDTGKLLLLKVKSGRKHELGRPYESQTENTDTGAMASMFPHITAITRYSRGFVCSVGPGLIFLYDKMKEKNSYRKTMEIRIPQDPCLRQSQAEQQEIKSICMSPAEDNLAVTTDQGQIYYANLELDEISKIDEASFQFLFHSFHTGSITDLSVCVSRPLVVTCSKDKSVRIWNFETKSLELYKDFPKEPHCVAFDPHGFAILVGFSDRLCLMSLLVDKLQTVKVFPTVSCTQCVFSHDGNTFAAVSIKVILIYNVRTQKKVELRGHRKEVLSVKWNEDDSRLLSCGMDGAICVWNVLTGVCESYTVQKTCIYRDVIFSTASGNVLAVGSDFKLKEFHNQQILMELASDGVNYTAICMPSSGKAVFVGTVTGSVRVMQYPLQEEEQWTEYQAHSSSITKMVITPGDRFLLTASEDGSLLIWRVTDDLGRNLYIKELKYTGVVLCAKSYLEEKEKSLEEAKHQLAWLKFEQEQMQHMKDRTYTHKLHAIERNYLRQFEKMKAKNEALIAENKRQKALLAEITAKHAKELEDERQTYEQKLCAENESHWKMQQRLTETLKANYEKKLSQQEESHNSAIRKMKRSHQDELLEQQAKFGETQKLLKCSVLKGIDPMEVARELENELDLAQQQVKRFDDLKMELRNRDATIHKLKEELKRMQFVAKKIKDLTMEKEAQIKTISEQKSHILTLLAKLEKFNKGQGIDYFTLQKRLAQMRHERDNLKKLDLSKDVKQMQQKIDENKIVIRELKAEAMRNNTMNREIIEDLKKRLTLNDEELTRVRCTNTLVEKMRADIQRGSNFLDQPKMLKDHFIRLQKLYVLKTENVQNLSSSDAPRGVTKGSSSRVRRVGQAPTRRNLDRKKILGRGEGAG from the exons ATGGCTAAAAAATTTCAACTGGATCCTCACCACATTTTTGGTTTGTGCCGGGAAGTGAATGACAACTTGCACTTCTTGGACGACCATATCATCATTTTCCCCAGTGGAAAATACTGTGTGCGATACAATATATTTCACAAATGTAGCACATTCATTCCAG TTGCAAAGGAAAGCAAAGGCATCCAGGCACTGGCTATGAGCCCCAACCAGCACTACCTGGCTGTATCGGAGCGCAGCAAACAGGGCAGTATCATCATCTATGACCTTCAAACCCATGAGTGCACCAAGAGACAGGTTCTGACGGGTGGTAAGATCAGTGTGGGGAACTTTGTCTGCATGGCTTTTTCTTCTGACTCCAAATACCTGCTGGGTCAGACTGGAGGACCAGATTGGACCCTCTTTTACTGGGAATGGGAGAAGAATAAGGTCAATGCCCATGAGAAAATCATGAGGATCAGCAGTGTCAATCAG GTCAGCTTTAACCCCATGGACAACACACAGGTCTGTGTGAATGGAAAAGGAGTCTTCAAGACCTTTAAACTGGAGCATGGCAACCTGAATCAGTCCATAGTGATTAACACACAACCTGACATCATCCTGTGCCACACATGGATGTCTGAGGACTGCATTGTCGCAGGAACAGATACTGGAAAACTGCTACTGCTGAAGGTGAAGTCCGGACGCAAGCACGAGTTGGGGAGGCCGTACGAGAG CCAAACGGAGAATACGGACACTGGTGCAATGGCTTCCATGTTCCCGCATATTACCGCCATCACACGGTACTCTAGAGGCTTCGTCTGTTCAGTTGGACCGGGACTAATTTTCCTCTATGATAAAATGAAGGAGAAGAACAGCTACAGGAAGACCATGGAAATAAGA ATTCCTCAGGACCCGTGCCTTCGGCAAAGTCAGGCTGAGCAGCAGGAGATCAAGTCCATATGCATGAGTCCAGCGGAGGATAATCTGGCCGTTACCACAGACCAAGGCCAAATCTACTATGCCAACCTCGAATTAGATGAGATCAGCAAG ATTGATGAGGCCAGCTTTCAGTTCCTGTTTCACTCTTTTCACACTGGGAGCATCACCGATCTGTCAGTCTGCGTGTCCAGACCGCTCGTTGTCACCTGCTCAAAGGACAAATCTGTGCGCATCTGGAACTTCGAGACCAA gtCTCTGGAGCTGTATAAAGATTTTCCTAAAGAGCCGCACTGCGTGGCATTTGACCCGCACGGCTTCGCCATCCTAGTCGGCTTCTCCGATAGGCTCTGCCTCATGAGCCTTTTAGTGGACAAATTACAAACAGTGAAGGTGTTCCCCACAGTCTCCTGTACACAG tgtgtgttcagccACGATGGTAACACGTTCGCCGCCGTCAGCATCAAAGTGATTCTCATTTATAATGtgagaacacagaaaaaagtggAGCTTAGGGGTCACCGTAAGGAG GTACTGTCTGTGAAATGGAACGAAGATGACAGCCGTCTCCTGTCTTGTGGCATGGACGGAGCCATATGCGTGTGGAACGTTCTGACTGGCGTATGTGAGTCTTACACTGTCCAGAAAACCTGTATCTACAGAGATGTGATATTCTCAACCGCCAGTGGGAACGTCCTCGCCGTAGGCAGTGATTTCAAACTGAAGGAGTTTCACAATCAACAG atcctaatggaacTGGCCTCAGATGGCGTTAATTACACAGCCATCTGCATGCCTAGTTCCGGCAAAGCGGTCTTTGTTGGAACTGTTACTGGTTCTGTCAGGGTCATGCAGTACCCGTTACAAGAGGAGGAACAATGGACAGAGTATCAGGCCCATTCAAGTTCCATCACCAAG ATGGTCATAACACCTGGTGATCGTTTTCTTTTGACGGCCTCAGAGGATGGCTCCCTCCTCATCTGGAGAGTCACTGACGATCTTGGACGCAACTTGTATATAAAAGAATTAAAGTACACCGGGGTGGTCCTCTGTGCCAAGTCCTACCTGGAAGAAAAG GAAAAGAGTTTAGAAGAGGCTAAGCACCAGCTAGCATGGCTAAAGTTTGAGCAGGAGCAGATGCAGCATATGAAGGACAGgacctacacacacaagcttCATGCGATCGAGCGGAATTACCTCCGGCAGTTTGAGAAAATGAAGGCCAAAAACGAG GCGCTGATTGCTGAGAACAAGAGGCAGAAGGCCTTGCTGGCCGAGATAACGGCAAAACACGCCAAAGAGCTGGAGGATGAAA GACAAACCTACGAACAAAAGCTGTGTGCGGAAAATGAAAGTCACTGGAAGATGCAGCAGAGATTAACTGAGACTCTGAAGGCGAACTATGAAAAGAAACTTAGCCAGCAGGAGGAAAGCCATAACAGTGCCATAAGAAAGATGAAAAGGTCCCATCAGGACGAACTGCTGGAG CAACAGGCCAAGTTCGGGGAGACTCAGAAGTTGTTAAAGTGTTCTGTGCTCAAAGGAATTGACCCGATGGAGGTGGCTAGAGAATTAGAAAATGAATTGGATCTTGCACAGCAGCAG GTGAAGAGGTTTGATGACTTAAAAATGGAGTTGCGGAATCGAGACGCGACCATCCATAAGCTAAAGGAGGAGCTGAAGAGAATGCAGTTTGTGGCAAAGAAAATCAAGGATCTGACGATGGAAAAAGAGGCACAGATTAAGACTATCAGTGAACAG AAAAGCCATATCTTAACATTGCTGGCGAAGCTTGAGAAGTTCAACAAAGGACAAGGCATTGACTATTTTACGCTGCAAAAACGGTTGGCTCAGATGAGACATGAACGAGATAATCTGAAGAAACTTGACCTATCAAAAGACGTCAAGCAAATGCAGCAGAAGATCGACGAGAACAAAATAGTCATCAGAGAG ctcaagGCCGAGGCGATGAGGAACAACACAATGAACAGGGAGATCATCGAGGACCTGAAGAAGAGGCTGACATTAAATGATGAAGAGCTGACCAGG GTCAGGTGCACGAATACTCTGGTGGAAAAGATGAGGGCCGACATCCAAAGAGGCTCCAACTTCCTCGATCAGCCGAAGATGCTGAAAGATCACTTCATAAGACTCCAGAAATTGTACGTCCTTAAAACCGAAAACGTCCAAAACTTGTCAAG
- the c12h8orf82 gene encoding UPF0598 protein C8orf82 homolog isoform X2, translated as MISMCSGMTVTGLCFWRSTMRARTPVVFTRGQSSYTQGQSPEPRVREYFYYLDHQGQLFLDDTKVKNFVTCFKGMMVERLKQEGTSHSSNDLLKINVKTDDCWTVQALRHAGETPGSSISSVC; from the exons ATGATCTCTATGTGTAGCGGTATGACTGTAACTGGGCTATGTTTTTGGAGAAGCACGATGAGGGCGAGGACACCGGTCGTGTTTACGAGAGGACAGAGCAGCTACACACAGGGTCAGAGTCCTGAGCCACGTGTTCGTGAATACTTCTACTATCTTGATCATCAAGGACAG CTCTTTCTCGATGATACCAAGGTGAAGAACTTTGTCACGTGTTTTAAAG GGATGATGGTGGAGCGTTTGAAGCAGGAAGGGACTTCGCACAGTTCCAATGATCTGCTGAAGATCAATGTGAAGACGGATGATTGCTGGACAGTGCAGGCTTTGAGGCACGCTGGCGAGACACCTGGGTCTTCCATATCTTCTGTTTGCTGA